ACCTGGGGTGAAGTGCAGTTGCAAGCCTTGCTTGAGCAAATGCTGACGCCTTCGCAATTTGGCAGAAACATCAAGCCTGTGCCTGGAAGCGGCAACATTGTCGAATTCGCGGTGCGCCTGCCTGGCAAGGAAGAAGACCAACCCGTTTGGTTGCCGATCGATTCGAAGTTTCCCAAAGAACAATACGAGCGCTTGCTCGAATGCTTCGACCGGGCCGATGCCGATGGCGTAGCCGCTGCATCCAAGGCGCTTGACATGGCCATTCGTGCTGAGGCCAAGACCATCGCCGAAAAATACCTTGCACCGCCTTACACCACCGATTTCGGCATCCTGTTTCTACCAACCGAAGGCCTGTACGCCGAGGTGGTCAAACGCCCGGGGCTGGTCGATGATTTGCAGCGTATTCACCGTGTCACAGTGGCCGGCCCCATCACCCTGACCACCTTGCTCAACGCATTCCAGTTGGGTTTTAAAACGCTAGCCCTTGAAAAGCGTTCCAGTGAAGTGTGGACCGTGCTGAGTGCCGTGAAAACCGAGTTTGGCAAGTTTGGTGACATACTGGCCAAAACACGCGATACGCTTGAGAAAGCAGCCAAGAATATTGAAGGTGCTGAAGTTCGTTCACGGGCCATGCACCGCAAGCTCAAGGGTGTTGACGAATTGCCTGAAAAAGACGCAATGAGCCTTCTCGGTTTGAATGACGCCAAGGCGGAGCCATTTGATGATGACGAACAGCAGCCTGCAAATACTTGACCCTCTGCCGCGCCTGGCTTTTGTGTCCACAGGTGGCACCATCGCAGGTACTTTGGTGGAAAACTCGGATCACTGGAAATATCAATCTGCGCAACGCAGTGGCCAAAGCTT
The nucleotide sequence above comes from Limnobacter thiooxidans. Encoded proteins:
- a CDS encoding DNA recombination protein RmuC — encoded protein: METGLIWALPALLVVLLVVFAMLWAIHRKLGLSNSQEQTQFQQQVLNSLEQLLAAQMQQRFVSEELAKQLRLVNQDIETRQSKQAETMQQTFAQARTESQQAAHGLQQVIVGQFTQGNQLQSEKLNQFSETLHRTNTLIQDQLTQIRLSVEQKLKDIQDDNASKLELMRKTVDEKLHATLETRLGESFKQVSERLEQVYKGLGEMQTLATGVGDLKRVLTNVKTRGTWGEVQLQALLEQMLTPSQFGRNIKPVPGSGNIVEFAVRLPGKEEDQPVWLPIDSKFPKEQYERLLECFDRADADGVAAASKALDMAIRAEAKTIAEKYLAPPYTTDFGILFLPTEGLYAEVVKRPGLVDDLQRIHRVTVAGPITLTTLLNAFQLGFKTLALEKRSSEVWTVLSAVKTEFGKFGDILAKTRDTLEKAAKNIEGAEVRSRAMHRKLKGVDELPEKDAMSLLGLNDAKAEPFDDDEQQPANT